A region from the Benincasa hispida cultivar B227 chromosome 12, ASM972705v1, whole genome shotgun sequence genome encodes:
- the LOC120092849 gene encoding uncharacterized protein LOC120092849, with product MMLVSVLAEILEEYTAVLVEVLRQLFHSAPFPRRIRFLILHNLPFVDRPSGVTA from the coding sequence ATGATGCTAGTATCGGTACTGGCGGAGATTCTAGAGGAGTACACGGCGGTGCTCGTGGAGGTGCTCCGGCAGCTCTTTCATTCCGCCCCATTTCCTCGCCGTATCCGGTTTCTCATCCTTCATAATCTCCCTTTCGTCGATCGACCAAGCGGCGTAACGGCTTAG